A DNA window from candidate division KSB1 bacterium contains the following coding sequences:
- a CDS encoding TonB-dependent receptor — translation MACLLLLCTTGMALATGMVSGKVTDKKSGEALPGANVVVKGTRFGATTDAEGNYTISNLPAGTYTLVVSYIGYRTQSFDVQVRDDQRAVANFVMREDILNLDEVVVTGISSRTAKEVAEVAVSRVATSTLTQSNAYQSVTQLVSGKVAGVNLAPSSGNAGSGYRFNVRSGGGLKGDEQPVIYIDGVRVDNSEVVGYGVGGQGLSVLASLNPSDIEKIEFLKGPAAAASYGTSGANGVVLISTKRGRLQPGEGSGLAIEYRIFGGTNRQSFEYKDSDFVSAKDANRIFRDGDVLQQTVNISGGNERLKYFTSYDDRNEQGITRNNSMNRKNVRANLDIVPNDKLVLRLSTGYTLSKIHRPNNDNNIYGYLGNTLLRPRSYLFTDSAAIEAIRDVTNSNRFLGSASVDYTPVKNLFVRGTVGIDDDNRRQDQTFLLNYRYGVAQNDQGTRRIYNRRNIQYTYTLDGRYEYQLLSKLHGTAIVGAQLLNRRLNTSFFDKFNFSTELITNIGAGANLAGGDEGFENRREAGIFTEHSFNYNDQYFFTLGLRRDYASVIGKEAPSINYPKASGAVRLDRYDFFPNLFSLMKLRLAYGETGILPDLLDGIPLLWRAEQGGYGAGAVLATIGNAAIKPERVRELELGFEAEFLEKYGVEFTYYLQRIKDSIINFRNSPSTGKIASAVPFNIGKVEGSGVELLLRASPWQSRNFGVDLTVIASHQDNEVKSLGGAQPIFDGFDINVIKDGLPKHEFYTRVVTGVTYDADGYYSGAERTTDRVALGNPVPKNNGSFSVTLRLLKNFNLYALADWATEMKMFNNTELFSRRFGNDPEFNRVATQLGIAGTTKAGGVASFATPVAGVTPLTPGTPEYRQAAERFARMDHRYNANFIEDADYIKLREVSLSYSLRDLILKSFAGNYLSDLTVGISASNLWTSTKYSGADVEINFAGARSLIRGQDFLTLMQPRSYYLFMNFSL, via the coding sequence ATGGCATGCCTGCTGCTCCTGTGCACCACCGGGATGGCATTGGCCACCGGCATGGTGAGTGGGAAGGTGACGGACAAAAAAAGCGGGGAGGCGCTGCCCGGCGCCAACGTGGTGGTGAAGGGCACACGCTTTGGCGCCACCACGGATGCCGAGGGCAACTACACCATAAGCAATCTGCCAGCGGGCACCTACACGCTGGTGGTGAGCTACATCGGGTATCGGACCCAAAGTTTTGACGTGCAGGTGCGCGACGACCAGCGGGCGGTTGCCAATTTTGTCATGCGGGAGGACATTCTCAACCTGGACGAGGTGGTGGTGACCGGCATTTCGTCACGCACGGCCAAGGAAGTGGCGGAGGTGGCGGTGTCGCGCGTGGCGACCAGTACGCTGACCCAAAGCAACGCCTATCAATCGGTCACGCAACTGGTGAGCGGCAAGGTGGCGGGCGTCAACCTTGCGCCCAGTTCGGGTAATGCCGGCAGCGGTTATCGTTTCAACGTCCGTTCGGGCGGCGGTTTGAAGGGAGACGAGCAACCGGTCATCTATATTGACGGTGTGCGGGTGGACAATTCCGAGGTGGTGGGATATGGGGTCGGTGGTCAGGGCCTCAGCGTGCTGGCCAGTCTGAATCCTTCCGACATCGAAAAAATCGAATTCCTCAAGGGGCCGGCGGCGGCGGCCTCCTACGGCACCAGCGGCGCCAATGGCGTGGTGCTGATTTCCACCAAGCGCGGCCGGCTGCAGCCGGGCGAGGGCAGTGGTCTTGCCATCGAGTATCGCATCTTTGGCGGCACCAACCGCCAGTCTTTTGAATACAAGGACTCGGATTTCGTTTCCGCCAAGGATGCCAACCGCATCTTCCGTGACGGCGATGTGCTGCAACAGACGGTGAACATCAGCGGTGGCAATGAACGATTGAAATATTTCACCTCCTACGACGACCGCAACGAGCAGGGCATCACGCGCAACAATTCGATGAACCGCAAGAACGTGCGCGCCAACCTGGACATTGTGCCCAACGACAAACTGGTCCTGCGTCTGAGCACTGGTTACACGCTCAGCAAAATTCACCGCCCCAACAACGACAATAACATCTACGGCTATCTGGGCAACACGCTGTTGCGGCCGAGATCCTATCTTTTCACCGACAGCGCCGCCATCGAGGCGATCCGCGATGTCACCAACAGCAACCGCTTTCTGGGGTCGGCGAGCGTCGATTACACGCCGGTAAAAAATCTTTTTGTGCGCGGCACGGTGGGCATCGATGATGACAACCGTCGCCAGGATCAGACCTTTCTGTTGAATTACCGCTATGGCGTGGCCCAAAACGACCAGGGCACCCGGCGCATTTACAACCGCCGCAACATCCAGTACACCTATACCCTGGACGGCCGCTATGAATACCAGTTGTTGTCCAAACTGCACGGCACCGCAATCGTCGGCGCGCAACTGCTCAACCGTCGGCTGAACACCTCCTTCTTCGACAAGTTCAATTTCAGCACCGAGCTGATCACCAACATCGGTGCCGGCGCGAACCTGGCGGGTGGTGACGAGGGCTTCGAAAACCGCCGCGAAGCCGGCATTTTCACCGAGCATTCCTTCAATTACAACGACCAGTACTTTTTCACCCTCGGCCTGCGGCGCGACTATGCCAGCGTGATCGGCAAGGAAGCGCCCAGCATCAATTATCCCAAGGCCAGTGGCGCGGTACGGCTGGATCGCTATGACTTCTTCCCCAACCTGTTCAGCCTGATGAAGCTGCGCCTGGCCTATGGCGAAACCGGCATTCTCCCGGATTTGCTCGACGGCATCCCGTTGCTGTGGCGCGCCGAGCAGGGCGGCTACGGTGCCGGCGCCGTGCTGGCAACCATCGGCAATGCTGCGATCAAACCGGAGCGCGTGCGGGAACTCGAGCTCGGCTTCGAAGCCGAGTTTCTCGAAAAATATGGCGTGGAATTCACCTACTACCTGCAGCGCATCAAAGATTCGATCATCAACTTCCGCAATTCGCCTTCGACCGGCAAAATTGCCTCCGCCGTGCCGTTCAACATCGGTAAAGTCGAGGGATCGGGCGTGGAGCTGCTGCTGCGCGCCTCGCCGTGGCAGTCGCGCAATTTCGGCGTCGATCTCACCGTGATTGCCAGCCACCAGGACAATGAGGTGAAAAGCCTGGGCGGTGCCCAGCCGATTTTCGACGGCTTCGATATCAATGTCATTAAGGACGGCCTGCCCAAGCATGAATTCTACACCCGCGTGGTCACCGGCGTGACCTACGATGCCGACGGTTATTATTCCGGCGCGGAACGAACCACCGATCGCGTCGCGCTCGGCAATCCCGTTCCCAAAAACAACGGCTCGTTCTCGGTCACCCTGCGCCTCTTGAAAAACTTCAACCTCTATGCCCTGGCGGACTGGGCGACTGAGATGAAGATGTTCAACAACACCGAGCTTTTCTCGCGGCGTTTCGGCAATGATCCCGAGTTCAACCGCGTGGCGACCCAGCTCGGCATTGCGGGTACGACCAAGGCGGGCGGTGTGGCCTCCTTCGCGACCCCGGTGGCGGGTGTCACCCCCCTGACCCCGGGTACGCCCGAGTATCGCCAGGCAGCGGAACGCTTTGCGCGCATGGATCATCGCTACAACGCCAACTTCATCGAAGACGCCGACTATATCAAACTGCGTGAAGTCAGTCTGAGCTACAGCTTGCGCGACCTGATCTTGAAGTCCTTTGCCGGCAACTATCTCTCGGACTTGACCGTGGGCATTTCCGCCAGCAACCTGTGGACCAGCACCAAGTACAGCGGCGCCGATGTGGAGATCAACTTCGCGGGCGCCCGCAGCCTGATCCGCGGCCAGGACTTTTTGACGCTGATGCAACCACGCAGCTACTATCTGTTCATGAATTTCTCATTGTAA
- a CDS encoding NfeD family protein, translating into MSMWTEPAELAWFLVGLVLALAEFLIPGLIVIFFAAGAWLTALALMAGLIESFNEQLLMFLISSIVSLMLFRKQGRRYFEGRVSGKLPPGESLDDVHGKRAVVLTTIKPNTLGGKVEYNGTPWAAEAEVEIAPGTVVEIVSRNNLTLRVRPLS; encoded by the coding sequence ATGTCAATGTGGACCGAACCTGCAGAGCTGGCGTGGTTCCTGGTCGGACTGGTGCTGGCACTGGCAGAGTTCCTGATTCCGGGGTTGATCGTCATCTTTTTTGCCGCGGGCGCGTGGCTCACGGCGCTGGCCCTGATGGCGGGGTTGATCGAATCGTTCAACGAGCAGTTGCTGATGTTTTTGATTTCGTCGATCGTCTCGCTGATGCTGTTTCGCAAACAGGGTCGGCGCTATTTCGAGGGCAGGGTCTCGGGCAAGCTGCCGCCCGGTGAATCGCTGGATGATGTTCATGGCAAACGGGCGGTGGTGCTCACCACGATCAAGCCGAACACACTGGGTGGCAAAGTGGAGTACAACGGCACGCCCTGGGCGGCGGAGGCCGAGGTCGAGATCGCGCCGGGCACGGTTGTCGAAATTGTCAGCCGCAACAATCTCACGTTACGAGTCCGACCGCTTTCCTGA
- a CDS encoding M24 family metallopeptidase, with protein MKETPVFSLDIAAVQAALRRDGLAGWLIYDFRGLNAVARELFNLADYHITRRWFYFIPQAGEPVLLGHAIEKMNLPPLPGRMMLYAGLQQMRQRLDELLPRPGKIAMEYSPGNDVPTASYLDAGMFELLRSLNVEIVTSANLIQEFTARWSAEQLRSHVAAAHVVDAAQRAAFKMIEAALQAGRPLNEYEVQQFILQRFAQENCFTDSPPIVAVNGNASNPHYAPTATQHSPIRKGDVILIDLWARKKTPRAVFADITWVGFAGREVPPAVQKVFDIVRQARDLGVDFLRQNWQAGKPVKGYQIDEVVRRFITQAGYGEYFVHRTGHSLGTEVHASGVNIDSFETRDSRDIIPGLAFSIEPGIYLPEFGVRLEINVYAGENGPEIYTEPQHELVRLQV; from the coding sequence ATGAAGGAAACACCGGTGTTTTCGCTGGACATTGCCGCGGTGCAGGCCGCGCTGCGTCGCGACGGACTGGCCGGATGGTTGATCTACGACTTTCGCGGGTTGAATGCCGTGGCGCGCGAGCTGTTCAATCTCGCCGACTATCATATTACGCGGCGCTGGTTCTATTTCATCCCGCAGGCTGGTGAGCCGGTGCTGCTCGGCCATGCCATCGAAAAAATGAACCTGCCCCCGCTGCCGGGGCGCATGATGCTGTATGCCGGTTTGCAGCAGATGCGGCAGCGCCTGGATGAGCTGCTGCCCCGGCCCGGCAAAATCGCCATGGAATACTCGCCGGGCAACGATGTGCCAACCGCCTCCTATCTCGATGCCGGCATGTTCGAATTGCTGCGCTCCTTAAACGTCGAGATCGTCACCTCCGCGAATTTGATTCAGGAATTCACGGCGCGCTGGAGTGCGGAGCAATTGCGCAGCCATGTGGCCGCGGCGCACGTCGTGGATGCCGCGCAACGCGCAGCCTTCAAAATGATCGAGGCCGCGCTGCAGGCGGGCCGCCCCCTCAATGAGTATGAGGTGCAACAGTTCATCCTGCAGCGCTTCGCGCAGGAGAATTGCTTCACGGATTCGCCCCCCATCGTGGCGGTCAATGGCAATGCCAGCAATCCGCATTACGCCCCCACCGCCACGCAGCACAGCCCGATCCGCAAGGGCGACGTGATTCTCATCGATCTCTGGGCCAGAAAAAAAACGCCGCGCGCCGTCTTTGCCGACATCACCTGGGTGGGTTTTGCCGGCCGGGAGGTGCCACCGGCGGTGCAAAAGGTGTTCGACATTGTGCGCCAGGCGCGCGATTTGGGCGTGGATTTCCTCCGGCAAAACTGGCAGGCCGGAAAACCCGTGAAGGGCTACCAGATCGATGAAGTGGTGCGGCGGTTCATTACCCAGGCCGGCTACGGCGAATACTTCGTGCACCGCACCGGCCACAGCCTGGGCACCGAGGTGCACGCCAGCGGGGTGAATATCGACAGTTTTGAAACACGCGACTCCCGTGACATCATTCCCGGCCTGGCGTTTTCCATCGAACCGGGCATCTATTTGCCGGAATTCGGCGTGCGCCTGGAGATCAACGTTTACGCGGGGGAGAACGGTCCGGAGATTTACACCGAACCGCAACACGAGCTGGTGCGGCTCCAGGTCTGA
- a CDS encoding paraslipin — protein MSLQTIIILGLILFALTTLARTAIVVPQKTVFIVERLGKYSGTLEAGFHILMPFVDRVAYKHSLKEMVIDVPPQTCITKDNIQVEVDGVLYMQIIDPVKASYGVSDYRFASIQLAQTTMRSEIGKIDLDRTFEEREKINHEIVNAVDKASDPWGIKVTRYEVKNIVPPASIRDAMEKQMRAEREKRALIAESEGEKQAKINRAEGDKQEAIARSEGEKMKRINEAEGRAQEIERVALATAKGIREIAMAISEKGGLDAVNLRIAEQYLGEFGKLAQKNNTMIIPSNLSDVAGIVAAVGRIFSSMKPVEAEEMRKA, from the coding sequence ATGTCACTGCAAACCATTATCATTCTGGGACTGATTCTGTTTGCACTCACCACGCTCGCACGCACCGCGATCGTGGTGCCACAGAAAACCGTGTTCATCGTCGAACGGCTGGGCAAATACTCCGGCACACTGGAGGCCGGCTTTCATATTCTCATGCCGTTTGTGGACCGCGTGGCCTATAAACATTCGCTCAAGGAAATGGTGATCGATGTGCCGCCGCAAACCTGCATCACCAAGGACAACATTCAGGTGGAAGTGGACGGCGTGCTCTACATGCAAATCATCGATCCGGTGAAAGCCTCCTACGGAGTGAGTGACTACCGCTTCGCCTCGATTCAGCTCGCCCAAACCACGATGCGCAGTGAGATCGGCAAGATCGACCTCGACCGCACTTTCGAAGAGCGCGAGAAAATCAACCATGAAATCGTCAATGCCGTGGACAAGGCCTCCGATCCCTGGGGCATCAAAGTCACGCGCTATGAGGTGAAGAACATCGTGCCGCCCGCCAGCATCCGCGACGCGATGGAAAAGCAGATGCGGGCCGAGCGCGAGAAACGCGCCCTGATCGCGGAATCAGAGGGTGAAAAGCAGGCGAAGATCAACCGCGCCGAGGGTGACAAACAGGAGGCCATTGCCCGTTCCGAAGGTGAAAAGATGAAGCGCATCAACGAGGCCGAGGGCCGCGCCCAGGAGATCGAGCGCGTGGCCCTGGCGACCGCCAAGGGGATTCGTGAGATTGCAATGGCCATCAGTGAAAAGGGCGGCCTGGACGCGGTGAATTTGCGCATTGCCGAGCAGTATCTCGGCGAGTTCGGCAAGCTGGCGCAGAAGAACAACACCATGATCATTCCCTCCAACCTTTCCGATGTCGCCGGCATCGTGGCGGCGGTGGGCAGGATCTTCAGCAGCATGAAGCCTGTCGAGGCGGAGGAAATGCGCAAGGCGTGA
- a CDS encoding ParB/RepB/Spo0J family partition protein gives MQIENIPLTKIDLSSPGWDEFIFTYPLAPGPVKESIAAIGLQQPVVVTPRRKKYRLLIGVRRVLACRELGWREIPAIVHPPQSHEQLLWLCLHEKAGSRPLNALEKARVLQRFAELWQGDIERLQNEICPVLGLPATAAAVETHLFLKELPEARQEEIAAGRLTPQHADLLRALAPEDRQAAVQYLFGSQKIPLRDAREIIADAAGLAARHGTRVVEVFERPAVREILGRDDWTPRQRLQELRTLLHRERFPRLGSLEQRFEALTKLLAGGKPLEIKPPRYFEGEELTISFRARAPEEVTAILQTLNEAERKRLWHKLFALLQAEGSQAEDDFFEGK, from the coding sequence ATGCAAATCGAAAACATTCCCCTCACGAAAATCGACCTCAGCTCCCCTGGCTGGGATGAGTTCATTTTCACCTACCCGTTGGCACCGGGGCCGGTGAAGGAATCGATCGCCGCCATCGGCTTGCAACAGCCGGTGGTGGTGACACCCCGGAGGAAGAAATACCGCCTGCTCATCGGCGTGCGCCGCGTGCTGGCCTGCCGGGAATTGGGCTGGCGGGAGATACCCGCGATCGTGCATCCGCCGCAGAGCCACGAGCAACTGTTGTGGCTGTGTCTGCATGAGAAGGCCGGCAGCCGGCCGCTCAACGCGCTGGAGAAAGCGCGCGTGCTGCAACGTTTCGCCGAATTGTGGCAGGGCGACATCGAGCGTTTGCAAAATGAGATTTGTCCCGTGCTTGGCCTGCCCGCCACCGCCGCCGCGGTGGAGACCCACCTTTTCCTGAAGGAATTACCCGAAGCCCGGCAGGAGGAAATTGCCGCCGGCCGCCTCACACCGCAGCATGCGGATTTGTTGCGCGCGCTGGCGCCTGAAGACCGCCAGGCGGCAGTGCAATATCTGTTCGGCAGTCAAAAAATTCCGCTGCGCGACGCACGCGAGATCATCGCAGACGCCGCCGGCTTGGCCGCACGCCACGGCACGCGCGTGGTCGAAGTGTTCGAACGGCCCGCTGTCAGGGAAATCCTGGGGCGTGATGACTGGACGCCGCGGCAGCGCCTGCAGGAACTGCGCACCCTGCTGCACCGCGAACGCTTTCCCCGGCTCGGCAGTCTGGAACAGCGCTTTGAAGCTCTAACGAAACTCCTGGCCGGCGGCAAGCCGCTGGAGATCAAACCACCGCGTTATTTTGAGGGCGAGGAGCTCACCATTTCTTTTCGCGCCCGCGCGCCGGAAGAAGTCACCGCCATTCTGCAAACCCTCAACGAAGCCGAACGCAAGCGGCTTTGGCACAAGCTGTTCGCGCTGCTGCAGGCAGAGGGCAGCCAGGCGGAGGATGATTTTTTTGAGGGGAAATAA
- the larA gene encoding nickel-dependent lactate racemase, with amino-acid sequence MILKLKYGTGALQAEFRPPRQFVELKPKYVATLQKPEDLITQALDHPLGCHPFDEVFRGAGNVLLVVPDDVHSAGGALFLPVLLERLRRLGLAGRDITILVAGTWGARRNGVPNLVRSTTTRRDSPTVLYHDALDVHALEYAGRTRRGTPVFVNRLLLDFDRVILAGAVSLHPFAGYAGGPSLIVPDCAGAETIERLYGLALAAGGQGLHPLCRAGVVDGNPLQQDMREAFRFLTIDFLLHTILNDCGNLIGAVAGEALQAFAAGCHQVDDLYRIPISHPADLVIVSSGGAPHDHSFSEAHTALHNAMAAVRPGGVVILAAACDQDMTLKKNAGATAVPMPQRAAGAFLHQHHFREALEVSMRQKTAQARIILLSQLEAAAVGRLGFHPANSLAEALQLAFTWLPEAKSCYLLPNGAMTVPYLV; translated from the coding sequence ATGATTTTGAAACTGAAATACGGCACGGGTGCGCTGCAGGCGGAGTTTCGGCCGCCGCGCCAATTCGTCGAGCTGAAGCCCAAATATGTGGCCACGCTGCAAAAGCCCGAGGATCTCATCACCCAGGCGCTGGACCATCCGTTGGGTTGCCATCCGTTCGACGAAGTCTTTCGCGGCGCCGGCAACGTCTTGTTGGTTGTGCCCGACGATGTGCACAGCGCCGGTGGCGCCCTCTTCCTGCCGGTCTTATTGGAGCGGTTGCGCCGCCTGGGTCTCGCAGGCCGTGACATTACCATCCTGGTAGCCGGAACGTGGGGCGCACGGCGCAACGGCGTTCCGAATTTGGTGAGATCGACCACCACCCGCCGCGATTCGCCAACGGTGCTTTACCACGATGCACTGGATGTCCACGCCCTGGAATACGCCGGGCGCACCCGCCGCGGCACGCCAGTGTTTGTGAACCGTCTGCTGTTGGATTTTGACCGCGTGATTTTGGCCGGCGCAGTCAGCCTTCATCCCTTTGCGGGGTATGCCGGCGGGCCCAGCTTGATCGTGCCGGATTGTGCCGGCGCCGAAACCATCGAACGGCTCTACGGCCTTGCGCTGGCTGCCGGTGGTCAGGGTTTGCATCCGCTTTGCCGCGCCGGCGTGGTGGACGGCAATCCGCTGCAGCAGGATATGCGCGAGGCCTTTCGCTTTCTCACCATTGACTTTTTGCTGCATACGATTTTGAACGATTGCGGCAATCTCATCGGTGCGGTGGCAGGCGAGGCGCTGCAGGCCTTTGCCGCCGGCTGTCATCAGGTGGATGATCTTTATCGCATCCCCATCTCCCATCCCGCCGATTTGGTGATTGTCAGCAGTGGTGGCGCGCCCCACGATCATAGCTTCAGCGAGGCGCACACCGCCCTGCACAATGCCATGGCGGCTGTGCGGCCGGGCGGCGTGGTGATTCTGGCGGCCGCGTGTGATCAGGACATGACACTGAAAAAAAACGCCGGCGCAACGGCCGTGCCCATGCCCCAAAGAGCCGCCGGTGCCTTCCTGCACCAGCATCATTTCCGGGAGGCGCTGGAGGTTTCGATGCGGCAGAAGACTGCGCAAGCACGCATCATTCTGCTCAGTCAGTTGGAAGCGGCTGCCGTGGGGCGCCTGGGTTTTCATCCGGCCAACAGCCTGGCCGAAGCGCTGCAGCTTGCTTTCACCTGGCTGCCGGAGGCGAAGTCCTGTTACCTGCTGCCGAACGGCGCCATGACGGTACCCTATCTGGTATGA
- the rlmD gene encoding 23S rRNA (uracil(1939)-C(5))-methyltransferase RlmD, producing the protein MEITLKKGSEIELEVEGLAFGAKGLARLNGYVIFVGQGLPGQRVRAQIIKKKKAFAEARALAVLRQSENYVAPRCQHFGECGGCLLQHLRYEVQLAYKRRQVIETLEHLAGIPQPQVNETVGSPRTFFYRNKMEFSFSRQRWLTRNEIESNAPAASRDFALGLHAANHYDKTLAIDACWLLSERSNRVLQFVRAAVQQHPLLPYTTQDHTGFWRFLVLREGKRTGEFMVNFVTSEVPGGREAVAELSRKLVAAFPDITTIVHNLNRSKAQIALGEEEIILHGPGFVRDQIGDYTFQISANSFFQTNTEGAEKLYGIARDFAGLTGRETVYDLYSGAGTISIFIAKHARQVLGFEIVPQAIYDAGVNCRINEITNCHFILGDLKDELARVPLLIHRWGRPEVVIADPPRAGMHPRVVQKLLELAPQRIVYISCNPATFARDLKDLCSRDYHLQKVQPVDMFPHTAHCEVVGLLERN; encoded by the coding sequence ATGGAAATTACGCTCAAAAAAGGCAGTGAAATCGAGCTGGAGGTCGAGGGCCTGGCCTTCGGCGCCAAGGGTCTGGCACGGCTGAACGGATACGTCATTTTCGTTGGCCAGGGTTTGCCGGGCCAGCGCGTGCGGGCGCAGATCATCAAAAAGAAAAAAGCCTTTGCCGAAGCCCGTGCGCTCGCTGTCTTGCGGCAATCGGAAAACTACGTGGCCCCGCGCTGCCAGCACTTCGGCGAGTGCGGTGGCTGCCTGTTGCAGCATTTGCGCTACGAGGTGCAACTGGCCTACAAGCGCCGCCAGGTCATCGAAACCCTCGAGCACCTTGCGGGCATCCCCCAGCCGCAGGTGAATGAGACGGTGGGCTCGCCCCGGACCTTTTTCTACCGCAACAAGATGGAGTTCTCGTTTTCGCGTCAGCGCTGGCTGACACGCAACGAAATCGAGAGCAACGCGCCCGCGGCCAGCCGCGATTTTGCCCTCGGCCTGCACGCCGCCAATCACTATGACAAGACCCTGGCGATCGACGCCTGCTGGCTGCTCTCCGAGCGCAGCAACCGCGTGCTGCAATTCGTGCGCGCAGCAGTGCAGCAACATCCCCTCCTGCCCTACACCACGCAGGATCACACCGGCTTCTGGCGCTTCCTCGTGCTGCGCGAGGGCAAACGCACCGGCGAGTTCATGGTCAACTTTGTCACCAGCGAGGTGCCCGGCGGCCGTGAGGCGGTGGCGGAGCTGAGCCGCAAGCTGGTCGCCGCCTTCCCGGACATCACCACCATCGTGCACAACCTCAACCGCTCGAAGGCGCAGATCGCCCTGGGTGAGGAAGAGATCATCCTGCACGGCCCCGGCTTTGTGCGCGACCAGATCGGCGATTACACTTTTCAAATCTCCGCCAATTCCTTCTTCCAAACCAACACCGAAGGCGCCGAAAAGCTCTATGGCATTGCGCGCGATTTTGCCGGCCTCACCGGCAGGGAAACGGTTTACGATCTCTACAGCGGCGCCGGCACCATCTCGATCTTCATCGCCAAACATGCACGCCAGGTGCTGGGCTTCGAAATCGTGCCCCAGGCGATCTATGATGCCGGCGTCAATTGCCGCATCAATGAAATCACCAACTGCCACTTCATTCTGGGTGATCTGAAGGATGAGCTGGCGCGGGTGCCGCTGTTGATCCACCGCTGGGGCCGGCCGGAGGTGGTGATCGCCGACCCGCCGCGTGCCGGCATGCACCCCAGGGTCGTTCAAAAACTGCTGGAGCTCGCGCCGCAACGCATCGTCTACATCTCCTGCAATCCTGCGACCTTTGCCCGTGATCTCAAAGACCTGTGCAGCCGCGACTATCACCTGCAAAAGGTCCAGCCGGTGGACATGTTTCCGCACACCGCGCATTGTGAAGTCGTGGGATTGTTGGAAAGAAACTGA
- a CDS encoding alpha-amylase family glycosyl hydrolase, protein MGVMLQAFYWNCPGEEGRDYQWWEYVRAQIPELAATGFTALWLPPAHKAANLDGPSMGYDPYDYYDLGEFDQKGGVPTWFGTKAELLALIQTAHQHGMTVIADMVINHNSGADATEVNPITGQARWTLFQPKSGRFPRNWECFHPNMYESWDESTFGDMPDLSHRNPYVFGEIIKLARWLVEEIGFDGFRYDFVKGYGAGTVAAIQEYRYQRNGQLFRPYGVAEHWDSARAIEQWVNVTNFSNTNPVDAFDFPLRELLKGLCDQYGFSLRHLVTGETLLQDQPQSTVTFVENHDLRDEGRPIVNDKLLAYSFILAHEGYPCVFWKDYFNAGLHLRGTPHGIAALIQAHETYAAGTTAVLYVDDDFYLMQRTGAGGRPGLIYALNNRGDIWRGAWVTTQWRNTGFTPVAWWSARDRNRPNDQQAAADGRAEFYAPPRGYVIYAPRI, encoded by the coding sequence ATGGGTGTGATGCTGCAGGCATTTTATTGGAACTGTCCCGGCGAGGAGGGCCGCGATTACCAATGGTGGGAATATGTGCGGGCGCAGATTCCGGAACTGGCGGCGACCGGCTTCACCGCGCTGTGGCTGCCGCCGGCACACAAGGCCGCCAATCTCGACGGGCCCTCGATGGGCTATGATCCTTACGATTACTATGATCTCGGCGAGTTCGATCAAAAAGGCGGTGTGCCCACGTGGTTTGGCACCAAAGCAGAGTTGCTTGCTTTGATCCAGACCGCACATCAACACGGCATGACGGTGATCGCCGACATGGTGATCAACCACAACAGCGGCGCCGACGCCACCGAGGTCAATCCCATCACCGGACAGGCGCGCTGGACGCTGTTCCAGCCCAAGAGCGGCCGTTTCCCGCGCAACTGGGAATGTTTTCATCCCAACATGTATGAATCATGGGACGAGAGCACGTTCGGTGACATGCCCGATCTCTCGCACCGCAATCCCTACGTCTTTGGCGAGATCATCAAACTGGCGCGCTGGCTGGTGGAGGAAATCGGATTCGATGGCTTTCGCTATGATTTCGTCAAGGGCTATGGCGCCGGCACCGTGGCGGCGATTCAGGAGTATCGCTATCAGCGCAACGGCCAGTTGTTCAGACCCTATGGCGTGGCGGAACACTGGGACAGCGCGCGTGCCATCGAGCAATGGGTCAATGTGACCAATTTCTCCAACACCAATCCGGTGGATGCCTTCGACTTCCCCCTGCGCGAGCTGCTCAAGGGGCTGTGCGATCAATACGGCTTCAGTCTGCGCCATCTCGTGACCGGCGAGACGCTGCTGCAAGACCAGCCGCAAAGCACCGTCACTTTTGTCGAGAATCACGATTTGCGCGACGAGGGCCGCCCCATCGTCAACGACAAGCTGCTGGCCTATAGTTTCATCCTGGCGCACGAGGGCTATCCCTGCGTCTTCTGGAAGGATTATTTCAACGCCGGCCTGCATCTGCGCGGCACGCCACACGGCATCGCCGCACTGATTCAGGCGCACGAGACCTACGCGGCGGGCACCACCGCGGTTTTGTATGTCGATGATGATTTCTATCTGATGCAGCGCACCGGTGCGGGCGGGCGGCCGGGGTTGATCTATGCCCTCAACAATCGCGGCGATATCTGGCGCGGGGCATGGGTCACCACGCAGTGGCGCAACACGGGCTTTACGCCGGTGGCGTGGTGGAGTGCGAGAGATCGCAATCGCCCCAACGACCAGCAAGCGGCGGCCGACGGCCGTGCCGAGTTCTATGCACCGCCGCGCGGTTACGTGATCTATGCCCCCAGGATCTGA